One Helicoverpa zea isolate HzStark_Cry1AcR chromosome 20, ilHelZeax1.1, whole genome shotgun sequence genomic region harbors:
- the LOC124640241 gene encoding uncharacterized protein LOC124640241 encodes MTRLLTLLLLTRVTAEWVEISQHHYRKPLRTHSTYTTTEKSKDVEDSTKLWAYSNRTLTEYNWNKNPARPIIGNVKRIQHIANTVRATDVVKLEDEDADFDADEVDYEIKPNYGPTRATLDTHDRVKQKGMIETVSNVGNIKRVQLNSSPVKSPAVYFKGDREKYSITRHENYHMKGNEFEDKKITGPIKRKFNLNPQNAGRPGTSIEDEEEGTFVAEVNTFDTSSSQRYRNHTSTAKPTFITETEDFTTYESQLNRFQKITNSKSSEATENMNTLTTDIIETDENIVSKQNTKLTESTTETTFDYNVHRNVNDFETESFATKVHDAGNKGKQSNVKVQDQDIKANLKNVQLKDDLAKGEKKSEKIKHVTDKEGEPTNGTKKEKIKVNTMENLIKFMRVVADTISKNSRRSFGGKMQYLHELKDSILANIEQRIDSTWPDDDSANSRRRSRSAQASPRGHVQFPSSESALMTISFLTFAVFLIKLVLQVIQTYKQKAMMVAPLMVASGRQVFVNHGHH; translated from the exons ATGACGCGCCTACTGACACTACTGCTCCTCACGCGAGTCACTGCAGAGTGGGTGGAGATCTCCCAGCACCACTACAGGAAACCACTCCGGACACATAGCACGTACACCACGACAGAAAAGTCAAAAGATGTCGAAGACTCCACAAAACTCTGGGCGTACAGCAACCGCACGTTAACGGAGTACAACTGGAACAAAAACCCAGCGAGACCTATCATCGGCAACGTGAAACGCATTCAACATATTGCAAATACTGTGAGAGCCACTGATGTTGTCAAATTAGAAGATGAAGATGCTGACTTTGATGCAGATGAGGTAGATTatgaaataaaaccaaattatGGACCAACGAGAGCAACTTTAGACACACATGACCGTGTTAAACAAAAAGGTATGATAGAAACAGTGTCGAACGTGGGAAATATCAAACGTGTTCAATTGAATAGCAGCCCTGTAAAATCGCCTGCTGTCTATTTTAAGGGAGAtagagaaaaatattcaataaccAGACATGAAAACTATCACATGAAAGGAAATGAATTCGAAGACAAAAAGATTACGGgaccaataaaaagaaaatttaaccTGAATCCCCAAAATGCTGGAAGGCCGGGGACATCCATAGAAGATGAAGAAGAGGGGACATTTGTTGCAGAAGTCAATACTTTTGATACGAGCTCAAGTCAGAGATACAGAAATCATACTTCAACTGCAAAGCCAACCTTTATCACCGAAACTGAAGACTTTACTACCTATGAATCTCAATTGAATAGATTTCAAAAAATTACGAATAGTAAAAGTTCCGAAGCCACAGAAAACATGAACACCTTAACTACAGATATCATTGAAACCGATGAAAATATTGTCTCTAAACAAAATACGAAGCTTACAGAATCTACAACAGAAACAACCTTTGATTATAATGTTCACCGAAACGTTAATGATTTTGAAACCGAATCATTTGCCACTAAGGTTCATGACGCTGGAAACAAGGGCAAACAATCTAATGTTAAGGTGCAGGATCAGGACATAAAAGCAAATTTGAAAAACGTTCAATTGAAAGACGACCTCGCTAAAGGCGAAAAAAAgtcggaaaaaataaaacatgttacaGATAAGGAAGGTGAACCAACAAACGGTACGAAAAAAGAGAAGATTAAAGTGAACACGAtggaaaatttaataaaattcatgaGAGTAGTTGCAGACACTATCTCTAAGAACTCTCGGCGAAGCTTCGGAGGCAAGATGCAGTATTTACATGAACTGAAGGACTCTATCTTGGCCAATATTG AGCAGCGCATAGACTCAACATGGCCAGACGATGACAGTGCGAACTCCCGTCGTCGTTCGCGATCTGCGCAGGCGTCGCCGCGCGGCCACGTGCAGTTCCCGTCTTCAGAGAGTGCGCTCATGACCATATCCTTCTTGACCTTCGCTGTGTTCCTCATCAAACTGGTGTTG CAAGTGATACAGACCTATAAACAGAAGGCGATGATGGTGGCTCCGCTGATGGTCGCGTCAGGGCGCCAAGTCTTCGTAAACCATGGCCACCATTGA